In Fusobacterium nucleatum, the genomic stretch AACAATAAAAGATAAAAAAATTAATGAATTTAAATTGAATTATAGTAAAATTTTATCTTCAGAAAATAACAATGAATATCTGCCTGAAATCATAGTAAAAGATAAAAATACAGAAGAATCTAATGGGACAACAATAACATTAACAAGTTTAAAACGAAAATCTTCTTTTGATATAGAGGGTTTAATGATAAATTTAGCAAGAGGTTTTTCTCTTTTTTCAACAGAGGATAATGAAAATAAAAATGATCGATTTGTTTGTGAAATAGTTTACAATGCAGAAAAATATGGTTTCATAACCGAAAAATTAAAATATAATGGAATAAATCATGAATTTATTTGGGAATATCCTAATGATTTTCCTGAAATTTTTAATTCTGAAAATATATATGCAAAAAAGATTACTGGAAAAGTTATGACAAATAAAAGTCCATTAAAAGCAACTGAAAATGGAATTTCTCTTTTTTCACGTGGAAAGCTTGTTCAAACAAATACTTTTTTTGAAAATAGAGCTAACGATCATGCCCATCAATATATGGTTGGTTTTTTTAATGTTGATTTTATAGATGAATACACAAATGAAGAATTAATTTCCACTGATAGAAAATCCTTAACTTGGGAAAATGAGATATTGGAACCATTAAAGGATTTAATGAATCAAATAATAAGAAAAGTTGTTAATGAGTGGAAAAATAAAAGAGAATGCTTAAAAAAGAAAGATATTTTAGAAAAATATGATATAGATTTGGATAAATGGATAAACTCTTTAGATAAAATAGATAGAAATTTAGCTTCAAGCCTAACAAAAAATATTGTTACAAGCAAGTTAGATACAACAGAAGCAACAGAATTAGTTAAATATATAAAAGATATGTTTACCTATAAATCTTTTAAAAATTTTGCTTCAGAATTAATATCAGATGAAGAAATTGATAGTACAAAATTATTAAAATTTTTTAAAGAATGGGAATTAATAGAGGCAACTGAGTTAGCAAATTTGGCAAAGGCAAGATTATTAGCTATAAAAAATTTAGAGGAATTAATTGATAAGAATGCAAAAGAGGTTCCAGAAATTCATAACTTTTTAAAAAAATTTCCTTGGATATTAGATCCTAGAATTGTGGAATTTAAAGATGAAGTAAGATATTCAGAAATTTTAAAAGAAAATTTTCCAAATGACAAGTTGGAAGAAAATGATAAAAGAATAGACTTTTTATGTCATTCTACTGGAGAAACCCTATATGTAATAGAAATAAAAAGACCTAAGGTAAAAGTTGGAAAAAAGCAATTAGATCAACTTAAAGAATATTTAAGTTTTGTTCAAGATAAAATACTGGCAACAAGTGATCATTCATTAAAAAAAGTTATTGGTTATATTATATCAAATGAATTAGAAAATAGTACTTATGTAAAAAGAGAATTAGAAAATAATGTGGACTATTTTTATTTTAAAAGATATGAGGATATGTTAAGACTTTCAAAGAAATATCATCAAGAATTTATAGATAAAAAAAATGAATTAGAAAAAAATTATCAATAAAAGAAGAGAATATTTTTACCTAAATATTCTCTTATAAATAACTTTAGCTATTATTTCAGCCATTAAAGGTGGGACCGCATTTCCAATTTGTGTAAAAGCCGCTGTCCTTGAATCTTCAAAAAAATAATCATCAGGAAATGTCTGTATTCTAGCTGCTTCTCTAACTGTAATAGATCTATTTTGAAAAATATCAGGGTGTATGTAATAATGACCATCTTTTGAGATATGAGCTAACATTGTATGAGAAATTCCATCTCCATCCAACGCCTTGAATCTGTCAAGAAAAGAAGATAAATTTTTATGAAATATTAGTTCTTTAGGTAAGTCTACATATTTAAAAGACTTACCTTTTTTTTTCTCATTTAATACTATTTTATAAATTTCAAGATCTTCTTTTTTATTTGGTCTACAAATATTTTGTGTAACTATATCAGAATTTTCATCTAAAATATGTAATTTTTTTAAAGAAGAGTTATTAATTTTATTTTTTATAAAAATAAAATCCAATTTTTCACCAGCATTCAATTTAGGTAAATCTCTAAATAATTCATTTAAAGTAATATTATTTTCTATTTTATTAAAATTAGGAAATGAAAATTTTATATTTTTTTTCCAACCTAGAATAATAACTCTTTTTCTACTTTGAGGAACTCCAAAATCTTT encodes the following:
- a CDS encoding ATP-binding protein; the protein is MSKVLKMKFDISTIKHLGVNLYSTLPPILSELIANAWDADATEVTIYLNDQNEKNIIIKDNGVGMSFKEINEHFLTIGRNRRQLFNVTNHGRKAIGKKGLGKLSIFGIANEVNIRTIKDKKINEFKLNYSKILSSENNNEYLPEIIVKDKNTEESNGTTITLTSLKRKSSFDIEGLMINLARGFSLFSTEDNENKNDRFVCEIVYNAEKYGFITEKLKYNGINHEFIWEYPNDFPEIFNSENIYAKKITGKVMTNKSPLKATENGISLFSRGKLVQTNTFFENRANDHAHQYMVGFFNVDFIDEYTNEELISTDRKSLTWENEILEPLKDLMNQIIRKVVNEWKNKRECLKKKDILEKYDIDLDKWINSLDKIDRNLASSLTKNIVTSKLDTTEATELVKYIKDMFTYKSFKNFASELISDEEIDSTKLLKFFKEWELIEATELANLAKARLLAIKNLEELIDKNAKEVPEIHNFLKKFPWILDPRIVEFKDEVRYSEILKENFPNDKLEENDKRIDFLCHSTGETLYVIEIKRPKVKVGKKQLDQLKEYLSFVQDKILATSDHSLKKVIGYIISNELENSTYVKRELENNVDYFYFKRYEDMLRLSKKYHQEFIDKKNELEKNYQ
- a CDS encoding DNA cytosine methyltransferase, translated to MNCLDLFAGAGGLTEGFVRAGFDIVAHIEKEKPASLTLKTRIAYHYLKKINQLEIYYKYLQQKISREELYSFIPKDLLNSVINEEINDQTIENIFLEIDKIIKNKKIDIIIGGPPCQAYSLVGRAVVGNKIKKDHRNYLYKQYLKFLKKYSPNYFVFENVRGMLSAKDEDGNIIFKNILAEMNELEYNVEYKLLDAKDFGVPQSRKRVIILGWKKNIKFSFPNFNKIENNITLNELFRDLPKLNAGEKLDFIFIKNKINNSSLKKLHILDENSDIVTQNICRPNKKEDLEIYKIVLNEKKKGKSFKYVDLPKELIFHKNLSSFLDRFKALDGDGISHTMLAHISKDGHYYIHPDIFQNRSITVREAARIQTFPDDYFFEDSRTAAFTQIGNAVPPLMAEIIAKVIYKRIFR